From the genome of Corallococcus macrosporus DSM 14697:
GCCGCGGTGAGGCTGCGCAACCGCCTGGCCCAACGCATCCTCGTCGCCTCGGCGCTCCTCGGCCTGCTGGGAACGCTGGCCGCCTCCATCCTCGCGGTCTTCCTGGCCGTGGATGCCGCGCTGAAGCATGGCGCGAGGATGACCGCCGCGCTCGTGCTCGCGCCCCAGACCGCCGACTGCCGGACGACGCCGGGATGGCGCTTCCGGAGTCCGGACGGCGTGGAGGTGGAGGCGTTCGACCTGGCCCAGGTCGGGACGGGCACGCCCGGCGCGCGGCCGGACCCCACGCTGCTCGCCCGGCTCGCCCAGGGCGAGCGTGAGCCCACCGTCTTCTACCCTCCGCTGTTCCATCCGGAAGCCGAGTGGGCGGGGGCCACCCTGCTGAAGCTCGGCGAGGCCGGCCCCTGCAGCCTCCTGGAGCTCCGCTGGCCCCTCATGCACGAGCGCGCCCTGGTGGGCCAGTGGGTCTTCGCGTCCGCCGTCCTCTTCACGCTGCTCGCGGCGGCGCTGTCCACCTTCGCCGTCGCCCAGCCCCTGCTCCAACGCCTGCGCGGGCTGCACCGGGCGGCGGGGATGCTCGGGGCGACCGGGTATCGCTCCGCGGCGGATGGCCAGGACGATGAGCTGGGCGAGCTGTCACGGGTGCTCGACGCCACCCATGCCCGTGTCCAGGAGGACGCCACCCGCATCGAGGCCCAGAAGCACGCGCTGGAGCGGCACCTGGCCGACGTCGCGCACGACCTGAAGACGCCCATCGCCTCACTCCAGTTGTCGCTGGAGCTGGCCTCGACGACGCCCACCGAGCCGGCCGCCGCGCTCCTCCGCCAGGGCCTCGAGGACACCGTCTACCTCACCTCCCTGGTGGACAACCTCCACCTCGCCTGCCAGCTCGGAGAGGGCATTGACCCGACCGCGGGCGACCCGCGCGTGGAGCTGGGACAGACGATGGAGCGCGTCGTGCGCAGGCTCCAGCAGCTCGCGCGGCTGCTGGAGCGGACCGTGGAGTGCGCCCGGCCCGACGAGGCGCTCTGGGTGCGCTGCAACCCCACGATGCTGGAGCAGGCCCTGAGCAACCTGCTGCACAACGCCGTCACGCACGGCGAGGCGGGGGGCCACGTCGTCGCCGTCCTCGAGGATGCGGAGCCCGGGCGCTTCCGGCTCACCGTGCTCGACGACGGCCCAGGGCTCCCGCCAGGGGACCTCGAGCGCCTGGGCGAGCGCGGGTTTCGAGCGCAGGCCACGCGGCGGCGGGCGACCCGGGGCAGCGGCCTTGGACTGTCCATCGTCCGCGAGCTGTGCCACCGCGTCGGCTTCTCGCTCGCCTTCGCGCCCAACGTGCCCACGGGCCTGAAGGTGGTCATCGAGGGTCCTCGCGCGTCCGACGAGCGCGTGCCGCGCTGAGCGCCGCGAACCCTCGAGCAGGCGGCGAGGCAAGGCCTCCACGGCCCGCCCCGAGGGCCCGGCGCCAGGCGTGGCGATTCGCGACGGCGGTGGGCACCGTCTTCGACGCGCCTCACCTTGGAGGCAGCCATGGGCGTTGCCTGGAAGGACAACATCGACGTCGCGGATGCGCTGGAGCGCGTCGCGGACCTGCTGGAGGAGCAGGACGCGATGCCCTTCCGGGTCGGCGCCTACCGGAAGGCCGCGGACACCATCGCGCAGTGGCCCCAGCCCGTGGCGGAGCTGCTGGCGGAGAAAGACGAAGCGGGGCTGCGCGAGCTGCCCGGCGTGGGGAAGAGCATCGCCGCGGCGATGGCGGAGCTGATTCGCACGGGGCACCTGTCGCTGCTGCAGCGGCTGGAGACGGAGCACTCCCCGGAGCAGCTCCTGGCCAGCGTGCCGGGCATCGGTGCGGAGCTGGCCCGCCGCATCCACGACGAGCTGGGGGTGCGGTCGCTGGAGGAGCTGGAGCAGGCGGCGCACGACGGGCGGCTGGAGCGCGTGGAGGGCTTCGGCCCCCGGCGCGGCGAGCAGGTGCGCGAGCTGCTCGGCGCCAGGCTCGGCCGGGAGCGGCGCGGCGCCGCGCGACGGAGCGAGGCCCACGACGAAGGCCCCCGGCCCGACGTGGGCCTGATTCTCCAGGTGGACGAGGAGTACCGGCGCCGCGCGGACGCGGGCGAGCTGCGCCGGATCGCGCCGCGCCGGTTCAACCCTTCCGGCGAGGCCTGGCTGCCCGTGCTCCGCCGGAAGCTGGCGGGGTGGAACTTCCGCGTGCTCTTCTCCAACACCGCGCTGGCCCACCAGCAGGGGACCACCCGGGACTGGGTGGTCCTCTACTTCGACCAGGAAGGCGACGAAGGTCAGTGCACCGTCGTCACCGCGCACGGCGGGCCGCTCGACGGCCGGCGCGTGGTGCGCGGACGCGAGGTGGAGTGCCTCGCGTACTACGGCG
Proteins encoded in this window:
- a CDS encoding helix-hairpin-helix domain-containing protein, encoding MGVAWKDNIDVADALERVADLLEEQDAMPFRVGAYRKAADTIAQWPQPVAELLAEKDEAGLRELPGVGKSIAAAMAELIRTGHLSLLQRLETEHSPEQLLASVPGIGAELARRIHDELGVRSLEELEQAAHDGRLERVEGFGPRRGEQVRELLGARLGRERRGAARRSEAHDEGPRPDVGLILQVDEEYRRRADAGELRRIAPRRFNPSGEAWLPVLRRKLAGWNFRVLFSNTALAHQQGTTRDWVVLYFDQEGDEGQCTVVTAHGGPLDGRRVVRGREVECLAYYGVESEEVEAPPPGA
- a CDS encoding sensor histidine kinase; its protein translation is MRLRNRLAQRILVASALLGLLGTLAASILAVFLAVDAALKHGARMTAALVLAPQTADCRTTPGWRFRSPDGVEVEAFDLAQVGTGTPGARPDPTLLARLAQGEREPTVFYPPLFHPEAEWAGATLLKLGEAGPCSLLELRWPLMHERALVGQWVFASAVLFTLLAAALSTFAVAQPLLQRLRGLHRAAGMLGATGYRSAADGQDDELGELSRVLDATHARVQEDATRIEAQKHALERHLADVAHDLKTPIASLQLSLELASTTPTEPAAALLRQGLEDTVYLTSLVDNLHLACQLGEGIDPTAGDPRVELGQTMERVVRRLQQLARLLERTVECARPDEALWVRCNPTMLEQALSNLLHNAVTHGEAGGHVVAVLEDAEPGRFRLTVLDDGPGLPPGDLERLGERGFRAQATRRRATRGSGLGLSIVRELCHRVGFSLAFAPNVPTGLKVVIEGPRASDERVPR